AGCCTGTAAGTCCTGCCTCGTGTGTCTGGCCTCTTATTGTGACAAACACCTCCAGCCTCATTATGAATCAGCTGTCTTTAAGAAACACAAGCTTGTGGAGCCCTCCAAGAAGCTCCAGGAGAACATCTGCTCTCGTCATGACGAGGTGAAGAAGCTGTTCTGCCGCACTGATCAGCAGAGTATCTGTTCTCTCTGCTCTGTGGACGAACACAAAGGCCACGACACGGTGTCAGCTGCAGCAGAGAGGtctgagaggcagagagagctgGAGGGGAGTCGACTGAACATCCAGCAGAGAATCCAGGACGGAGAGAAGGAGGTGAAGCTGCTTCAGCAGGAGGTGCAGGCCGTCAATGGCTCTGCTGATAAAGCAGTGGAGGACAGTGAGAAGACGTTCACTGAGCTGATCCGTCTCATGGAGAAGAGAAGCTCTGATGTGAAGCAGCAGCTCAGATCCCAGCAGGAGAGAGAAGTGAGTCGAGTCAGAGAGCTCCAGGAGAAGCTGGAGCAGGAGATCAGGGAGCTGAAGAGGAGAGATGCTGAGCTCAAGCTGCTGTCTCACACAGAGGACCACAACCAGTTTCTGCTCAGCTACCCCTCACTGCCAGCCCCCCTCAGTGAAGCTACACACTCCTCCAGCACCAACATCCGGCCTCTGAGCTACTTTGAGGACGTGACGGCGGCCCTGTCAGCAGTCAGAGACAAACTACAGGATGTCCTGAGAGAGGAATGGACCAACGTCTCATCGACTGAAGTGGATGTTTTACTGTCAGCAGCAGAGCCCGCCTCCAGAGCTGGGTTCTTACAATATTCACAGGAGATCACTCTGGATCcaaacacagcacacacacagctgttatTATCTGAGGGGAGCAGAAAAGCAACACTCATGGGACAAGAACAGTCTTATTCTAGTCACCCAGACAGATTCACTTTATATCCTCAGGTCCTGAGTAGAGAGAGTCTGACTGGACGTTGTTACTGGGAGGTGGAGTGGAGAGGGGAAGCAGTTTGTGTAGCAGTCGCATACAAGAATATCAGCAGAGCAGGGAGGGGGGATGAAAGTGGATTTGGAAACAATGACAAATCTTGGTCTTTAGATTGTTACCTAAACGGGTATTCATTTTGTTACAACAATATCCAAACTCCCGTCTCAGGTCCTCCGTCCTCCAGAGTAGGAGTGTACCTGGATCACAGAGCAGGTGTTCTGTCCTTCTACAGCGTCTCTGAAACCAtgactctcctccacagagtCCAGACCACGTTCACTCAGCCGCTGCATGCTGGAGTTCGGCTTTGTTATCTTGGAGCCACAGCTGAGTTCTGTAAACTGAAATAGCCTGAAGTCATTTGAGGAACTCTTCTACTTCTTAAACTCATTGTGTGTCCATCATTGTTGCTGAGAGCTGAGTGTTCACGTCTTCACTGCACTgagatcagctgtcaatcaaacatgatgggatgtgctttAACTTCTTCTCGTGAGTTGTTCTGTAGATGCTGGAGTTTCTTCAGGCGGCGCTCCTTCCTGTGTCTGTGTAGCCATGGAGGCTGTCACTGCTCCGGAGGATTTCTGTTCAcctcaactcatatttctctgcATGGAAATGTAAACTTTGCTCTAAATATTTGTTGAATATTTCCATTGATGCATTTATATTGAGTTATTTCTCTTTGAATGCCTGAGTCTTTAGAGAGAAAGCAGCAGAGCTTCTTTCATTGTAGATATTTTATTCTCACTGCTCTGGAAAAAAGAAGACACATTTATAATGACGTGTATTTTCACAGACTAAATGTTATTGCTGTTTCCAAATCGACTAACAAATGAGGAACTTTGATGTTAATAAAATGTGTTTGATCAGAACATGTCCAGTTAGTTTGTTTCAGTTGCTAACACACACATCTCACATAAAGCATACTCATTTAAACTCTCACTCAAAAAGCAAAACCTCagctcaaatctccaaaactctaaacacacTTTCAGCTCTGCACCCAGTTTGCAGTTCAACTCGGCACTTTGTGCAAAACACTGCACACGGTTCTCTAAGTGAGACACAGACATCTGACATATTCacttgtttgccattttcaaaaCACTGCCATTAAAAATGCTACACACATGAACCAAGCAACAAATACACATGCCACATGACCGCAAACACCAAACTGCTTTATTGCTGACTCAGCAATCAGGATGTAAGCACTAGAAAAAGGCTTCATGTGAGAACTTTTTATAACAACAATGGATATATAGACATTagcaagaggaagagggagacagaggataagagagagggaggtgaagagagagagggagagagggaggataagagagagagggaggatgaaCTTAAATCAGTTGAAGAGTTACAGTTTTTTACAATTTTGCGCATATGTATCCCAGTTTACAAAGAGTTAACATCACACAAGTTCCAGCCCAATCGTTACACAGAGTTTTCAACAAAGAAGTgcttcagccaatcagaatgcagatCCTGCAGAACTGGAGGCGGGCTTTACTGCTCTCGCGATGTAACAGTGAAGGGAGAGATCTGCTTCCGATCGACAGAAATATAACTCAGATAAAACCGTAATAACTCAATATAATGTTGTCAAATCAAAACGGTATCAACCGGCagttgtatgtgtgtatgtgagaaGGCCTGGCTGCTATCGGAAAGCTGGAAACTGACACGGAAGGACTCCCGAATTTGGTGATTCGTGgtaaagaaataaacaagagaGAAAGTGCATCTCTGTCAGCAGAGCTTCTGTCAGTCAGAGGGTTAGGTACAAGTTGAGATGTTATGTGAggagcagtggcggttctagaccaatttgactgggggggccaggctggggccagttattttctgaggggggcacaataaatgcgggacgaaaaagacaaagacagtatgaagtaattgtgcataagaaaacaatgcaatacagttattggtatttgtttcagtacacatatttatttcagatacttaTAGTTACAGTGTTTACGCTCTaatgcaggggtctccaaccttttttaggatgagagctactttcaaaaaagttgtgagctacttttacttctctttttttcagtgtatatatgttttatatatttatatattttaacattatactttgtgtgctgtttgggtctgtgggacccgttttcagtgtttattaaaagaaaatgcaaGGCAAGGCAGGTCAAGTTTatctatatagcacctttcaacacaaggcaattcaaggtgctttacaaaaatgaaagacattcagacaaaggcatttaaaaacagtaaaagataataaaagaaacattaaaagaaaaactacatgaataaaaagtacatgaataaaaagttacagtgcagtttaagatatgaatagttcacacagaagttccactttactgatgatcacaacggctcagtttcaattaaaagcagcgacaaaaagataagtcttaagcctggatttaaaagtagtaagagttgcagcggacctgcaggtttctgggagtttgttccagatatttggagcataataactgaacgctgctttaccatgtttagttatgactctggggacagaaagctgaccagtccctgaagacctgagagatctggatggttcataatttagcagaagatcagaaatgtattttgggcctaaaccattcagtgctttataaaccagcagcagtattttgaaatctgttCTTTGacatacaggaagccagtgtacagACTTCAAAACAGGAGTGgtttgatccactttcttagtgttagtgaggactagAGCAGCggtgttctgaatcagctgcagctttctaatagattttttttagtgagacctgtaaagacaccattacagtagtccagtctactgaagataaaagcatggacaagtttttccaaatcctgctgtgacattagtcttttaatcctagatatattctttaggtgatagtaggctgatttagtaactgttttaatgtgactgttgaaactcaggtcagagtccatgacttcacctagatttctggctttatctgttgttttgaaaattgcaggctgaagctcagcgctcacttttatacgttctgccttggctccaaataccattacctcagttttatctttgtttaattggagaaagttatgacacatccagtcattgatttgttcaatgcacttactcagtgtttgaattggagcatagtctcctggtgaaatggttatgtaaatgtgtgtgtcatccgcatagctatggtaacttattttgttgtttttcattatctgagccagtggtagcatgtagacgttaaagagaagaggccccaagatggagtcttgaggaaccccacatgtcatatttgtcaactcagatttgtatttacctatagaaacaaagttgtttctgtcctttaagtatgattcaaaccaatttagaagtgtttccgaaagtcccacccagttttctagtcggtctagtaatatgctgtggtcaacagtgtcaaacgcagcactgagatctaataatactaacactgaagttctgcccctgtctgtgtttaagtcgatgtcattgaagacctttacaagagcagtctcagtgctgtggtttggacgaaagtctgactggaacacatcaaaacagttatttaaatgcaagaaattactcaactgttgaaaaacaactttttcaatgattttacctagaaatggaaggtttgatatgggcctgtaattgttcattactgaagcgtctagattatgcttttttaagagcggtttaatgactgcagttttcagggcctgtggaaaaacatctgagtgaagagacttgtttactatgaagtcgatctgaggccatgcaaggaaaaacatttttgaaaaaccctgttggaataatatcaaggcagcaggaggaggatttcagaagttgtataatgtcctctaggtttttatcattaatttgatggaattgtgtcatggtgtttgaatggATTTTAAGTGGACAGAGAcaaaacatttgctgttcctgatgcagaggcactgactgcttgtctgatttcctGAATTTTGTGGGTGAAGAATGAGGCAAAAttattgcacgccctggtggatagaaattcagaggctactgacactggggggttagttagtctgtcgacggtagcgaaCAAGTcatgtgcgttgtttttgtttttggcaatGATATCAGAGAAGAAACACTGTCGGGCaaatttcaattccaaattataaaggccaagtctctctttatagatttcaaagtgcacctggagatttgtttttcgccaccttcGTTCAGGTTTTCGACACTCTTTTT
This Pseudochaenichthys georgianus chromosome 7, fPseGeo1.2, whole genome shotgun sequence DNA region includes the following protein-coding sequences:
- the LOC117448878 gene encoding tripartite motif-containing protein 16-like, whose amino-acid sequence is MAQKGVQLDREILSCPICLDLLKDPVTTSCGHSYCMKCIKAHWDKEDEKKTHSCPQCRQSFTPRPVLLKNTMLAALVEELKKTGPPAAPADLCYAGAEDVACDVCTGRKLRACKSCLVCLASYCDKHLQPHYESAVFKKHKLVEPSKKLQENICSRHDEVKKLFCRTDQQSICSLCSVDEHKGHDTVSAAAERSERQRELEGSRLNIQQRIQDGEKEVKLLQQEVQAVNGSADKAVEDSEKTFTELIRLMEKRSSDVKQQLRSQQEREVSRVRELQEKLEQEIRELKRRDAELKLLSHTEDHNQFLLSYPSLPAPLSEATHSSSTNIRPLSYFEDVTAALSAVRDKLQDVLREEWTNVSSTEVDVLLSAAEPASRAGFLQYSQEITLDPNTAHTQLLLSEGSRKATLMGQEQSYSSHPDRFTLYPQVLSRESLTGRCYWEVEWRGEAVCVAVAYKNISRAGRGDESGFGNNDKSWSLDCYLNGYSFCYNNIQTPVSGPPSSRVGVYLDHRAGVLSFYSVSETMTLLHRVQTTFTQPLHAGVRLCYLGATAEFCKLK